The sequence below is a genomic window from Trichosurus vulpecula isolate mTriVul1 chromosome 5, mTriVul1.pri, whole genome shotgun sequence.
CCTTGTGAAATATTGATTCTGCAGTAATGATGGTGGAAACTGCTTCAGGAGCTTTGatgggctaaaaaaaaaaagcaaaacatcaCCTTTTTTAGAGAGGTGCTGGTGATATTTTTTGCTGGAGTTCTGGTAGAGCTATAAGGTAGAGAAGGAACCTATTCCCCCCTCAGATGTACACTTGCTGTGCCGCACTTACTGTGGCAGGCGCTgcctcacttaatcctcacaaccaccttgggagtgAGGTGCTAGTATGAACCCCATTTGATGCAGACGGAGATGAAGAGACTTGCCTCACAACTCCTAAGTATTTAGGTCccatttgcactcaggtcttcctgcctctgggtCCCCTATGTGGTCTTACCTGGCAAGTATTCTTCTTGTCATTTATTGAGACAAGTTCTTAATAAGTGAGTggttgttttttaaaggaaaaagatgtTGTTCATGAACACAGCAAGCAGAAGACAACTTGTAAAAGGGCAAAAGCCAAGTAAAACAGTTTCTCACTACATTTTGCAACTCCTGGTCAGTAAAAAGCAAAATCCAGCTACTGGCAAGGAAAAGACTGTGCTTAATCAGCTTAACTCTGGGAAACAAGATAGCGTTTTCCTACCTTTATTAGCAAGCTGCATCTGCTCTCTGCCTGTTCTACCAACCCAGAAGGGAGGCGTTTGTGGTCACTGTTGTTACTAGTTACTGACATACTATAGAAGAAATTCTCATCTATTTAGATGTCATGAATTTGAAACGGGGCTTGAGTTCAAGTCTGTTTGGGGGTTTACTAGGAAAAGAGATAATGTCCGTAGGAACCAGTGAGTCAACTAACTAGACTGAGTGGGGGGGTGCCCTACCCTGAGGGCCCCCCTTCATCTTATCCGTGGCAGCTGAGCTCATCTGTACAATGACAATCCCAGCACCTGCCTcccggggcgggggtggggggtgggggtggggttgggaatCAAAGGGGATCCCAGCTGTGAATGCTCAGCACAGGGCCCGGGACGAGCTGGCGGAGCGTGTGTCACGTTATTTGTATTACTATATTGGTGTAAACAATTTATAGACAATATTATGTACTAAATGTTATTACtgacacatgcatgtacatatgtacacacactagGACATATGTGCGCGCGTATACACGTTATACACATCTGGCATGCATCTGTACACTTATCTatccatgtatacacacacagacacagatacacatactCTATCTGGATACGCATATCACAACCGTAGACACGCATGCGTACATATACAGGCAAGCAGACATACATACGCCCACACACATctgcatacacacagacacagtaCACACATCTACACACCTCAGAAGCTTCCCACCCGCGgctcgcccctccccccccccccgcctcgcCCCTCCCCCGGCCCGGCGGCAGGACTCACGTTCTTCAGCTTGAAGATGTGCCTGCGGCCCTTGCCCTTGGTGGACACCTTCTTCTCGGCCGCCGGGGCCGACTTGTACTTGGTGTTGCGGAGGCGCGCCGAGCGCCGGTGAATCTCCTGCTTGCTCTGCCGCGGACACATCAAGGAGCCGGCGCGAGCGGCCGCCGTCAACGGGTGGGGCTGGGGGGGCCCGGCGCAGGGCCGCGCCTCGGATCGCCCGCCCGGGCCCCACCCCCAGAGCCGCGCCCAGGCCCCGGCCCCGCCCCCCGCTCACCTGCTTGCCGCTCCCGCCGCCGCCATTGCTCTGCTGCGAGGCCGCTGCCGAGGTGCCGGCGAAGCCCGATCCCGGCCCGCCGTGGCCGCCGCCGGGCGCGCCTCCGCCGCCCGCCGTGCCCGCCCCCGCGCCGGGCGCGCCCCCGCCGCCCGCTATGCCCCCGGCCCCGCCCGCCGTGCCCGCGCCCGCGCCCCCGGCGGCCCCGCCGCGACCCGTGCAGTGGTTGCAGAGGATCTCGCCCTGCGCGCCCTTCTTCCACATGGACGACGACGTGGTCCGGCACACGCTGCACGTGGGCTTCAGGCCCAGCGGCATGGCGGCCGGCGGCGCGGGCGGCCCCCGGGGCCTCAGCGACACGGGAATCGCGACCGTGGGGCCGACGCGCTCGCCGCCGCTGTAGCCTCGGCCCGCGCCCCCCGCGCCGCTGGCCGGGAGGAAGCGGGGAAGGAGCGGAGGCGCCCGGGAGGCTTGGCGTTCTGGGGCCGCGGTGGCGGGCGGGCGCCCCCTGCCGGCCGGAGGACCCGCTCGCCTGCGCCTCCCTCCCTGCCTGGCCCGCCCCCTTCGGGAACGCGAGCTGTCCCTGAGACCTAGCGGTGCCGGGTAGAAGGAGCACTGGCTGTGGAGCCgaaggacccgggttcaaatctccGCCCTGTCCGCTTTTTATCTCTAGAGCTTGGACAGGTTTCCCTTCCAGGGTCCAAGATTCCCCGCCGGTGAGAGGAAGGGGCAGGCCCGGCCGGCCTCCAATCTCCCCCCAGCTCCTCTCCTAGTGAATGAGTGTGAAGCGCACCCTGGTCCGGCGTCCTACAACCGCCCGTGTGCCTCAGCTAGCACCCCCCCCGCCGCCCTCAGCGCGCCtcccgcctcagtttcctcatccgttcAGGGGGGTCAGACTAGACAGGGCCTCGGgagctcctcccagctctgcctctgagAGTGAAAAAGCGGTCAAGTTACGGGTGACGGCGTGCGGGCTGCCCCGTTCAGCACGTGTGTTCGCCTCGGGCTTCGGAGAAGGGGCTGGACCCGATGGCCCTAAGGGGTCTCCCCGCAGGACCGAAGGAAGGACCGCTTACTGGTGCTACTACGTTCCAGTCCAGTGACATTTACAAAACAATCCGTGAATCGGTGCGTATTCCCCGCGCACCTGCTCTGTACCCGGCGCTGCGCTAGGTGCTGGGAGCTGGCATAAAACACTCACACAGGGGGCCGACACCCCAGCGAGGGAGAAGCCAGGACGTGCCTATTTACAGCTAAATACGGTGCAGTTGGAGAAGGGGGGCCGGGCTCTGGAAAGTCTCCATGGAGAAGTTGGTGTTTAAGGGGTTTCCTGAAGGAGCGGACGCCAGGTATGAGGAACAGACAGGTCAGTCTGGCTGGAAAAGGGCAGGTGGGAGCCAAATTGTGAATGAAGGGCTCAAAAAGCTCAATAACCTTATCCCAAAGGCTACAGGACGCCCCTGGAATTGATCGATCCGGTAGTCTGATGCGATAATCCAGTAGGAGGTGATAAAAGCCTGAATGAAGAGGATGCATAGAGAAGAAAAGTGGATATGAGATGTGTGGggtggaggagaatgaggagttcAGATTCCTACTGAGGGTACAAACCTGGATAACCAAGAATGGTGTGACCTCCACAGAAATAAGGAAGCTTGGAAGAGAagtggatttgggggaaagatgagagattccattttgaacatgttgagtttgatatgtTTCTGAGACATACAGTTCGAAATGCAGAGTGTGCCcctggtgatgtgggactgaagaACAGGGGAGAGACTTGGGCTAGATATGTAGATTTGTTATTGGCATGGAGGTGATTATTAAACATAGGGAGCTAATGAGATCTCCAAGAGGGTgagtggagagaggagggagtcaggaagacctgagttcaaacatggccttagacacttcctagctgtgtgaccctgggcaagtcacttttccctgTTTGCCCGTTTCTTatgtgtcaaatgagctggagaaggagatggcaaaccactacagtatctttgccaagtaaacctcaaatacggtcacaaagagttagacacgcctgaaaaacagctaaacaacagcttttttgtatttaaaactaTGTTCTACTTTCTTACATAATGCTGTTTGGCTATTTTGATAAATAGTtttctgtaggaaaggaaaagCAATCTGAGATCTCCATCGCAGATCAACTGTGGCCATGGCATGGGAGGAAACCACTGTCTTAAAACTATATGTTTGCTTTGGTTGTTCTCTACAATGCAAATGACTTGACTGGAGTTGAGCCCCTTCGGTGTCCTTGGTGGCAATGAGCTCCTTTATGTTATCTTAATTATTTGTTCAGCTATGGGAAGAAGAATTTGGGAGGCAGGGGGAAGAAttcagaggggaggaagaggagagagaaagatgatgtTTTGCTATTTTCCTCTGCCTTCCTTGCCTTTCCAAAAgccaagtgtttgtttttgtgcAGTATGTGTCTGTGCTGCTGAAAGCTTGAACCTCACACCAAGCATTTTCTAATGAGACAGGCGGTGGTGTTGCCAAGTGGATAGAGCCCTCAAACAACTGGGCTggaatcaataagtatttattaagcacctactaggggTCCTGTAGGCGCTATGCCAAGGAGGAGGCAACCCCTAGTCTCCAGGAACTTCGATTCTAACAAGATCCGGTCTTGCTTACTTATTTACTAGCTACATAGGTAAGGTAAGATGTAGGGAAGTTACTTTAACCTGGCTGAGTCTCAGTTTCCGTATCTGTAAAAGTGGAAATAATAGCAGCACCTGCTGAGCTAATGCTTGTAAATAATTTGCCAGTCCTAACACTCTCTATAAACATGAACTTTAATGAGTGATTACTTCCCTGCAGCTGTCTAGGCACTCGAGTGTGAGTAcaatctttattatttttattttaggagTGAATCTCCCAGTCTCATCCAGGGGCCATTTCTGGGCCCAATCTCAATATTGATTGTCACAGTAGCTTTAACCTGCTCTGTTTCCACCctgccacccccacctcctcaccCCTGACCTGGGCCAGTTAATCAGCTTTAGCcccactgtagctcagaactctcaAGTTCGATCagtccaccagcctcagcttccaTGGCTTATGTGGGTGGGAAAGAGGCTCCTAAAATCACCGCTGGTTTGGTTTACTTGTCACCTGAGATGTAAAAGGCCCAGCCCTGGGTTGGGTTGGTGTGAGAGGTTTTAGCATAATTACCCCGGCCACTGGGGAAGGCCTTTCTGACCCAGCGTGCTAGTTGTAGTGGTCAGTGCAGAGGTGGAAAAGAGTCAGTTGAGCATCTTCTTAACTTTAGCAATATGTCCTTTTAATCTTTTGTTACTAGTAAAGTGGTGGTTGttattatttaatttcattttatgcttCGCAGTGCATTTTAACGCCCATCCTGAATCCCTAGACTGCCTTGAGTTAGGCCTAGCCCAGGAGACTTCCATACTTCCAGAGTTCAGTAAGCCTCATGAAATTGAGGTGCCACTGGGGAGCCCTTTGGTGGAGGAACCTGTGGGTTGTTCTCCTGAAGTTAGCTCTGGGTGGAATGCAACATACTGAGGCAAGGAAGGAGGCGGGGGAATCTCAGTTCTAGACTTGATGGTTTGATTTGAGACCACATCACATAAGTTTAAGGggagccaggtggctcagtgactAGAGtatccagcctggagtcaggaagactcatcttcctgagttcaaatatggcctcagacacttaatagctgtgtgaccctggacgagtcactgaaccctgtttgcctcagtttcctcatctgtaaaaggccctggagaaggaaatggcaaaccactgcagtcagccaaaaaaaaaaaacccagatggagtcacgaagagtcagacatgactgacatgactgaacaacaatcaaaTTATTTGTCTATCACCTTGTCAAGTTAATTTAGTGAGATTTCACTCAAGTCCTGTTTTTCCTGACACCTTTGGCCATTCCTGAGCTCCCTCCAACTGTCTCCCAACTGTCATTTCTAGAACTTTGTGGCTGAAGGTCCATTTGTCTCTCATCTCCTGGACTCTTCTTGACAGGACCAGGAGCCTCCTCTGCAGATCCAGGGGAAAGCCAGCCACTCTTGTGATTAAGGCATGAGCCCCCTGTGGTTTCACTCATTAGAATCCAATTCAATTACTTGTTTATTGGAccaaactaaaagggatttttttctcattattttctagACAAACACAAATCCCTAGATTGTTGTCTGAGCACTGTTTATGGCTGTTTGGGTATGTCGCATGCCTCCTGATTTTAGCAAAAGAGGAGATAGTTCTGCTTCCCAcgacactgaaaaaaaaaaaagactgttagCCCACTAATGTTGATAGACTGTGAGCATTCTGCATTAACTTGATCAGCATGGTAGCAGAGAGAGTTCTGGCTATCAAGTcgagaggccctgggttcaaatcccacttgggATTTGGTGGGCCTTGAGCAAGTTGCTGAAGGTCCCTGGACCTCATtgtcttcatgtagaagatgagggggttgaattGCGTGTCTTCTGGGGTTCCTTCTAACTAGTTCTACAATCCTGTGAAATCCTGCACTTCAGCCTCATCCATGTGTTGGGAAAGACTGTTTTCATGAATGTTTAGAAAGCTTTAGGCCAGTCAGTAGTGGCAGATACATTGGTACtgtaaagaaggaaagggatCATGTAAAGGCCAGGCCTGAAAGGTTAACCTTGGGGCTGTAAATTGGAGTTTTACCTTTAGGAAGAGCTTGTCCAAAATGGGTCAGTTGGAACAGCATTGGTTTGGAAGCACATATTTAATGTGATGGCAAATAACCACATAACTAAGGCCTACAAGCATTTTTACAGTTAAatgcactgattttttttaaagtatttggtCAGAACTAATTTTGAACCAGCAATATAATTTGCTTTGCCCTAATCATCGTTGTcaagttttaaaactttttaaaagttggcTTTAAGATCGGGGATAgtgagattaaaaaatgaaatacatagactATTCTAACCATCTCATCTATACACGTAAATGGAGAAGCATCTCTGAGGATGAGAAGGCCTGGGAGGGCTCTCAGTGAGGACCGccctaatgagatcacagatacatCAAATTATCTAAGTATGTTTGACAGTCACATACACGGGTAACATGGAGTGGAGTGGTCCTTACCTTCAGACTAAGCTTTAGCCTCATTATGTATCTGTCATTATCAGGAATGTTAAGGCCATCTGCAATTTTTCAAATTTATCGCTTTTATAACTTGCTTGTCCATATTTAttagtatgttgtctcccccatgaagCTGGGAGTTCCCtgggggcagggaccatcttttgcccttatttgtaaccccagtgcctggtgcatagtagatccttaataaatgtttattgacttttaGAGAACTGTGGTGTGATAGAAAGAATTCCAgtcatggagccaggaagacctgggttcagttctCCCTCTGACAGTTTttatctgcatgaccctgggtaagtcataggctcatagatggAAAGCTGGGATAGACCGCCGAGTCCagcccctcactttatagatgagttaagcgacttgcccaagctcCTTTAGGTAAACTTTAGAGGCAGGACTGAAGCCTTCCTTGGACACAGTTTGACCTTCGCAAGTCCTATAAgctcctcctctctaaaatggggatgatcatagcactgaccttccagggttgttgtgagggcacAATGAGATgttgtgtaaagcactttacatatgatattattgttatcattcccAAGTACTCCTGCTCTAGCACCTGGGCTGTCCCAACCTGTGCCCAAGGTAATTCCTTAGGACTTATTTACAGAGCCATCCCCTAGGTGTGATATTAGTGGAGAGTGGTCCCATAGTAGGAAATACCTATACAGCAAAAAAATCACAGACCTTTGGTGACTAGTCTGTGACTCCCCTAAGCACATGGAGGACCACTGGCTTATCTCAGTCATTCTGTAGATCTGTGGAGAGCACCTTCTGTTTGGAAAGCGCCAGAGCAGCCCATGAGACCACGTTAAAGGGCACCTAGACCTAAACACAGTGAGAGAAAATGTTGAGATTGGAAACCAGGATGATTTTATGGGCACTATTAACAATTGTTCTGATTGAATACTCAAGGTGGATGGCGCAGCAACCTGCTAATTATGTGGTCCAGCTGACAAATGACACTGATGAACTAGAAAGCAGCACAGACAAAATGAATCCATTCAGCGACATGACAATCCGTAAAGGTAAGAGAAGAGTTAGCATTAGACAAAAGTTGCCACGTTGGTAGAGAAAGATGTGTATTGTGATGACATGAGATAGACAATTTTGAGTATATAAAATTTAGaagtttttgtgcaaacaaatctaatgcagtaaaaattagaagggaagcaggtcactggggaaaaaaaatctttgtaacaaattcCTCTGGTAAGGAtcttatttccaagatatataaagaactgattcaaatctaTAAGACTGAGAGCCACGCCCCAACctatgaatggtcaaaggatatcaacaggcagttttcagaggaagaaattcaagttatCAATAGCCGcataaaaaaagattcaaaacactgttagagaaatgtaaaattaAAGTAACTTGCAAtttctacctcatacctatcagaatagcaaaaaactaacaaaacaagaaaatggcaaatgttgaaggggctgtgggaaaacagggacGCTGCTGCCCTGATAGAAGGGTGAACtggttccaggggtggggaacctgcggcctcgaggccacatgtggtcctctaggtccccaggtgaggccctttgactgaatccaaactttacagaacaaatctcttgtcaaagggccgcacttgaggacctagagggccacatgtggcctcgaggctgcaggttccccacccctgatccagccattctgaaaagcaatttggaactattcccagaAAGTTACCAAACTTTGTATACCCTGTGAGCCAGCTGTACCACCATCAGGCCTATGttctcaaagaaagaggaaaaagatctttatgtacaaaaacattgatagtagctctttttatggtagcccCAAAATGGAAACTAGCAGAGTATCCTCTTATTCAGgtatagctaaacaaattgtggtgtctgaatgtaatggaatattattgtgctatgtatataattatgaaatggacaatttcagaagaAGCTGGAAAGGTCTTTGTGAAATGAGCAGTGAGCAGAACTGAGAAAGCAATTTATACAGTggtaacattatagagaaaaacagctttgaaagacttagaactTGGATCAGTGCAATGATCAACCACGAGTCCAAACAACTGAAGATGAAACACACCGCTCACCTCTTGCCAGATCGGTGAGGAAACTACCTGTAAAAAGAGAATATACATTTCTGGGTATGGCCAGCAGAGGGATTGGCTGAACTATGCAGTTATGTATTGAGGGActgatttttgttttggggttgtgGTTGGTTTTTTCCAATGGAGAGGAAATAGTGGGAGGTAtagattaattaataaaaaataaaaataaactttttttgaaaaagaaaatattgtttgAGAAGCCTGGTTTTGGTGTCTTGTTCCCTTTGCTTATTTAATCAAAACCCTGCCCAAGGAAATGATATTCCATTCATGAGTACTTTCTTTGTCATTGGTGCTATCGTCTTCCCTGACCCTCTCCTTACTCCCAAcctccatcaccatcattataaGGAGAAACCTTGCAGCAAACTCCATGAGAAAAGGTAGGAGTAGTGGGAAGCAACGGGGTTTACTGATCATCTGTTCTCTTCTATGTCTCAGGCATGGATGAAGTTGAAAGTGGAACTTCTTTCACACCTGGTTATGAGAAACTTTCTTTAgattgggatgtgtgtgtgtgtgtatgagagagagagagagagataaatctGGAATCTCTCAGATTGTGGAGAAAGGGCCCATCTTTCTTATTCTCACCAGCAACAGTTGCTGACAAACTGCCTCCAACCAGTAGATGGACACAGAGCCCTAGGGTTGGCAGCAACACCTCCCCAGATCACCAGACATGCTACCCGCCCAGTCCTTATAGCTATCACCTGTGGAGAAGTgaccagccaccaccaccaactgTCTGCAATCTTCCACCCCcgatggaaagggagagaagagaggaaaacaacCCAACCTAGAAgaagcagcaaggcaccctgaAGGAGAGATAGTGTGTAACAGGCAGGTCAAATCATTACCACCTTGACCACCACCTatcctcagaccctgatggagacaacCTATGACCCTGCACACAAAAGCCTTTGGAATAGCAGTGCTGCCAGACCAGTGTCTTCAGCCAGGACATTAAAGAAAAGACATGACCTGTCTGCTTTGTCACTGCTCCTTAGGGCCCACACAAGGCCTTTCCATCCAACGCCTTCCATGTGTGTTGTCTCACCCATtcgaatgtgagctccttgagggcagggatcatctgtttgtatcccca
It includes:
- the GATAD1 gene encoding GATA zinc finger domain-containing protein 1, encoding MPLGLKPTCSVCRTTSSSMWKKGAQGEILCNHCTGRGGAAGGAGAGTAGGAGGIAGGGGAPGAGAGTAGGGGAPGGGHGGPGSGFAGTSAAASQQSNGGGGSGKQSKQEIHRRSARLRNTKYKSAPAAEKKVSTKGKGRRHIFKLKNPIKAPEAVSTIITAESIFHKGVYYQIGDVVSVVDEQDGKTYYAQIRGFIQDQYCEKSAALTWLIPTMASPKDQFDPASYIIGPEEDLPRKMEYLEFVCHAPSEYFKSRSSPFPTVPTRPEKGYIWTHVGPTPAITIKETVANNL